The Canis lupus dingo isolate Sandy chromosome 26, ASM325472v2, whole genome shotgun sequence genome has a segment encoding these proteins:
- the CDK2AP1 gene encoding cyclin-dependent kinase 2-associated protein 1 isoform X4: MGDILQRCQAGSVHPPSTSMATSSQYRQLLSDYGPPSLGYTQGTGNSQVPQSKYAELLAIIEELGKEIRPTYAGSKSAMERLKRGIIHARGLVRECLAETERNARS; the protein is encoded by the exons ATGGGTGATATACTGCAGCGGTGTCAGG CTGGGAGTGTCCACCCGCCCTCCACCAGTATGGCCACATCCTCCCAGTACCGCCAGCTGCTGAGTGACTACGGGCCACCATCTCTAGGTTATACCCAG GGAACTGGGAacagccaggtaccccaaagcAAATATGCTGAGCTGCTGGCCATCATTGAAGAGTTGGGGAAAGAGATTAGACCCACCTATGCAGGGAGCAAGAGCGCCATGGAGAGACTAAAACGAG GCATCATTCACGCCAGAGGACTGGTTCGAGAGTGCTTGGCTGAGACGGAACGGAATGCCAGGTCCTAG
- the CDK2AP1 gene encoding cyclin-dependent kinase 2-associated protein 1 isoform X3, protein MSYKPNLAAHMPAASLSAAGSVHPPSTSMATSSQYRQLLSDYGPPSLGYTQGTGNSQVPQSKYAELLAIIEELGKEIRPTYAGSKSAMERLKRGIIHARGLVRECLAETERNARS, encoded by the exons ATGTCTTACAAACCGAACTTGGCCGCGCACATGCCCGCCGCCTCCCTCAGCGCCG CTGGGAGTGTCCACCCGCCCTCCACCAGTATGGCCACATCCTCCCAGTACCGCCAGCTGCTGAGTGACTACGGGCCACCATCTCTAGGTTATACCCAG GGAACTGGGAacagccaggtaccccaaagcAAATATGCTGAGCTGCTGGCCATCATTGAAGAGTTGGGGAAAGAGATTAGACCCACCTATGCAGGGAGCAAGAGCGCCATGGAGAGACTAAAACGAG GCATCATTCACGCCAGAGGACTGGTTCGAGAGTGCTTGGCTGAGACGGAACGGAATGCCAGGTCCTAG
- the CDK2AP1 gene encoding cyclin-dependent kinase 2-associated protein 1 isoform X1, whose protein sequence is MGLGGREARNHDKQQEVRAKDGAGNALLSPAPLLPRNWNLLDTLVLCRAAYSSPGLAFSSLAFQRGVISWSGQDWNPGLGLQRPHSLPSSQAGSVHPPSTSMATSSQYRQLLSDYGPPSLGYTQGTGNSQVPQSKYAELLAIIEELGKEIRPTYAGSKSAMERLKRGIIHARGLVRECLAETERNARS, encoded by the exons ATGggactgggaggcagggaggcaagaAACCATGACAAGCAACAAGAGGTGAGGGCTAAGGATGGTGCAGGGAATGCACTCCTGAGtcctgctcccctcctgcctAGGAACTGGAATCTCCTAGACACTTTGGTGCTGTGCAGGGCTGCATACTCCTCCCCTGGTCTTGCATTCAGCAGCCTGGCCTTCCAGAGAGGTGTGATATCTTGGAGTGGTCAGGACTGGAACCCAGGTCTGGGGCTGCAAAGACCACATTCACTGCCCTCATCACAAG CTGGGAGTGTCCACCCGCCCTCCACCAGTATGGCCACATCCTCCCAGTACCGCCAGCTGCTGAGTGACTACGGGCCACCATCTCTAGGTTATACCCAG GGAACTGGGAacagccaggtaccccaaagcAAATATGCTGAGCTGCTGGCCATCATTGAAGAGTTGGGGAAAGAGATTAGACCCACCTATGCAGGGAGCAAGAGCGCCATGGAGAGACTAAAACGAG GCATCATTCACGCCAGAGGACTGGTTCGAGAGTGCTTGGCTGAGACGGAACGGAATGCCAGGTCCTAG
- the CDK2AP1 gene encoding cyclin-dependent kinase 2-associated protein 1 isoform X2 — MATSSQYRQLLSDYGPPSLGYTQGTGNSQVPQSKYAELLAIIEELGKEIRPTYAGSKSAMERLKRGIIHARGLVRECLAETERNARS; from the exons ATGGCCACATCCTCCCAGTACCGCCAGCTGCTGAGTGACTACGGGCCACCATCTCTAGGTTATACCCAG GGAACTGGGAacagccaggtaccccaaagcAAATATGCTGAGCTGCTGGCCATCATTGAAGAGTTGGGGAAAGAGATTAGACCCACCTATGCAGGGAGCAAGAGCGCCATGGAGAGACTAAAACGAG GCATCATTCACGCCAGAGGACTGGTTCGAGAGTGCTTGGCTGAGACGGAACGGAATGCCAGGTCCTAG